A single window of Providencia alcalifaciens DNA harbors:
- a CDS encoding D-amino acid dehydrogenase, whose amino-acid sequence MKVLVLGAGVIGVTTAWYLAQEGHEVCVIDRQLDVAEETSAGNAGQISPGYATPWGAPGIPLKAVKWMFEKHAPLAIRPDGSLFQLRWMWQMLKNCDMQHYTMNKSRMVRIAEYSRDCIRQLRADTGIGYEGRQGGTLQLFRTAKQFDNAANDIAVLQQEGVPYELLTSEQLITAEPALAFVKDKLTGGLRLPNDETGDCQQFTKKLAKMAEQAGVTFRFGCHVEQILTDGKRISGIKVDGDILLADQYVVAMGSYSTQILQQLVKIPVYPLKGYSLTMPIIDESRAPVSTVLDETYKIAVTRFDQRIRVGGMAEVVGFNLDVLKKRCETLKMVVQDLYQGGGDISQAQFWTGLRPMTPDGTPIVGPTEFSNLYLNTGHGTLGWTMACGSGKLLADLISGNTPDIAADDLSVFRYTDGFNTKLVSTGHLSPAR is encoded by the coding sequence ATGAAAGTTCTCGTTTTAGGTGCTGGCGTTATTGGTGTTACTACTGCGTGGTATCTAGCACAAGAAGGGCATGAAGTTTGTGTCATTGATAGACAGCTTGATGTGGCTGAAGAAACCAGTGCAGGTAATGCTGGACAAATTTCTCCAGGATATGCAACCCCGTGGGGTGCTCCGGGGATCCCTCTTAAAGCCGTAAAATGGATGTTTGAAAAACATGCCCCTTTAGCGATCAGACCCGACGGTAGCCTGTTCCAATTACGCTGGATGTGGCAAATGCTAAAAAACTGCGACATGCAGCACTACACCATGAATAAAAGCCGTATGGTGCGGATCGCAGAATATAGTCGTGATTGCATTCGCCAACTTAGAGCCGATACCGGTATTGGCTATGAAGGTCGCCAAGGCGGTACGTTACAGTTGTTTAGAACTGCAAAACAGTTTGATAATGCTGCCAATGATATTGCGGTTTTACAGCAAGAAGGTGTGCCATACGAATTACTGACCTCAGAACAGCTCATTACAGCTGAGCCTGCATTGGCTTTTGTAAAAGATAAGCTGACAGGGGGTCTACGCTTACCAAACGATGAAACGGGTGATTGCCAGCAATTTACTAAAAAACTGGCAAAAATGGCGGAGCAAGCCGGGGTTACATTCCGTTTTGGTTGTCATGTGGAACAAATTTTGACGGATGGCAAACGCATCAGTGGTATTAAGGTTGATGGGGACATTTTGCTGGCGGATCAATATGTCGTTGCCATGGGCTCATATTCCACTCAGATATTGCAGCAATTGGTGAAAATTCCTGTTTACCCTCTGAAAGGTTACTCATTGACGATGCCAATCATCGATGAATCACGCGCCCCCGTTTCTACCGTGCTGGATGAAACCTATAAAATTGCAGTGACACGGTTTGATCAGCGTATTCGCGTCGGGGGAATGGCGGAAGTGGTTGGTTTTAATCTTGATGTACTGAAAAAACGCTGTGAAACCCTGAAAATGGTGGTACAAGATTTGTATCAAGGTGGCGGAGATATTAGCCAAGCCCAGTTTTGGACAGGATTACGTCCAATGACACCGGACGGAACCCCGATTGTTGGGCCGACAGAATTTAGCAATTTGTATTTGAATACGGGGCATGGAACCTTAGGTTGGACAATGGCTTGCGGCTCTGGCAAATTATTGGCTGACTTAATTTCAGGGAATACGCCAGACATCGCTGCGGATGATTTATCGGTATTCAGATATACCGATGGTTTTAATACGAAATTAGTCAGCACTGGTCACTTATCGCCTGCGCGTTAA
- the fadR gene encoding fatty acid metabolism transcriptional regulator FadR, with translation MVIKAQSPAGFAEEYIIESIWNNRFPPGSILPAERELSELIGVTRTTLREVLQRLARDGWLTIQHGKPTKVNNYWETSGLNILETLAKLDHDRVPQLIDNLLAVRTNIAAIFIRTAFRNDPEASLEVLSGKDKVEDNSDAFSDLDYNIFRGLAFASGNPIYGLIINGLRGLYTRVGRYYFSNPEARRLALSFYQQLSNLCREQAYDRIMDCVRNYGKDSGIIWHNMQSNMPSDLASNI, from the coding sequence ATGGTTATTAAAGCTCAAAGTCCGGCAGGTTTTGCGGAAGAGTACATTATTGAGAGTATTTGGAACAATCGTTTTCCTCCAGGATCTATCTTACCCGCGGAGCGTGAGCTATCTGAATTAATCGGCGTAACCCGTACTACATTGCGTGAAGTTTTACAGCGTTTAGCCCGTGACGGGTGGTTAACTATTCAACATGGTAAACCAACCAAGGTCAATAACTACTGGGAAACTTCAGGATTAAACATTCTGGAGACGCTGGCGAAACTCGATCATGACCGTGTGCCTCAGTTAATTGATAACTTATTGGCAGTACGTACTAATATCGCTGCTATTTTTATTCGTACCGCATTTCGTAATGATCCAGAAGCCTCATTAGAAGTGTTATCGGGTAAAGATAAAGTTGAAGACAATTCAGATGCATTTAGTGATTTGGATTACAACATTTTCCGTGGACTGGCCTTTGCGTCAGGTAATCCTATCTATGGTCTGATTATTAATGGATTAAGAGGGTTATACACACGAGTTGGGCGTTATTATTTTTCTAACCCTGAAGCACGTCGTTTAGCGTTAAGTTTTTACCAACAGCTGAGCAATTTATGCCGTGAGCAAGCCTATGACCGCATTATGGATTGCGTCAGAAACTACGGTAAAGACAGCGGAATTATTTGGCATAACATGCAAAGTAATATGCCATCTGATCTCGCCAGTAATATTTAA
- the nhaB gene encoding sodium/proton antiporter NhaB, translating into MDFSLRRAFLKNFLGNSPDWYKLAIILFLIINPIVFYFVDPFIAGWLLVIEFIFTLAMALKCYPLQPGGLLAIEAVLIGMTSPAQISHEISNNLEVVLLLIFMVAGIYFMKQLLLFVFTKLLINVRSKRILALSFCLASAFLSAFLDALTVIAVVISVSIGFYSIYHQYASSQPSNTDLQNDSFIDTVEKKQTLEQFRAFLRSLMMHAGIGTALGGVMTMVGEPQNLIIAKHVEWDFITFYLRMAPVTIPVFLCGLVVCFLVEKFKVFGYGAELPDTVRQVLTEHDKKMSAKRSKKEQAQLIVQGLIGIWLIVALALHLAEVGLIGLSVIILATTFCGITEEHSLGKAFEEALPFTALLTVFFSIVAVIIDQQLFTPFIQYVLQSSESSQLSLFYLFNGLLSAVSDNVFVGTVYITEALKAANAGLISAEQYQHLAVAINTGTNLPSVATPNGQAAFLFLLTSALSPLIRLSYGRMVWMALPFTVVMTIVGLLGVEYWLIPLTDWMESLGLISIPR; encoded by the coding sequence ATGGATTTTAGTTTAAGAAGAGCATTCTTGAAGAATTTTTTGGGAAATTCTCCAGATTGGTACAAACTTGCTATCATTTTGTTCTTAATAATAAACCCAATTGTTTTCTACTTTGTTGACCCATTTATCGCCGGTTGGTTACTCGTCATTGAATTCATTTTCACCTTGGCGATGGCACTAAAATGCTACCCATTACAACCTGGCGGGCTATTAGCCATTGAAGCCGTGCTAATTGGCATGACCTCCCCAGCGCAGATTTCTCATGAAATCAGTAATAACCTTGAAGTAGTTCTGTTACTGATCTTTATGGTGGCTGGCATCTACTTTATGAAGCAACTTCTGTTATTTGTGTTTACTAAGCTGTTAATAAACGTCCGTTCTAAACGAATTTTAGCGTTGTCATTTTGCTTAGCAAGTGCGTTTTTATCCGCTTTTTTAGATGCTTTAACCGTCATTGCTGTGGTCATTAGTGTTTCCATTGGCTTCTACTCTATTTACCACCAATATGCCTCTAGCCAGCCGAGCAATACGGATCTACAAAACGATTCTTTCATTGATACGGTTGAGAAAAAGCAGACATTGGAACAGTTCCGTGCGTTCTTACGTAGCTTAATGATGCATGCGGGTATCGGTACTGCCCTTGGCGGCGTAATGACTATGGTGGGTGAACCACAAAACCTGATCATCGCAAAACATGTTGAGTGGGACTTTATTACCTTCTATCTGCGTATGGCTCCAGTCACTATCCCCGTTTTCTTATGCGGGCTAGTGGTCTGTTTCCTCGTTGAGAAGTTCAAAGTATTTGGCTATGGAGCTGAGTTACCCGATACCGTGCGCCAAGTATTAACCGAACATGACAAAAAAATGAGTGCTAAGCGCAGTAAGAAAGAGCAAGCGCAACTTATCGTCCAAGGCCTTATCGGTATTTGGTTAATTGTCGCGCTGGCGCTTCACCTTGCCGAAGTGGGTCTGATTGGTCTGTCTGTTATCATTCTCGCCACGACATTCTGTGGGATCACTGAAGAGCACTCCCTCGGAAAAGCCTTTGAAGAAGCCTTACCGTTTACTGCCCTACTGACTGTCTTTTTCAGTATTGTCGCCGTGATCATTGACCAACAGCTATTTACACCATTTATTCAGTATGTCCTGCAATCCTCTGAATCATCGCAGCTATCCCTGTTCTATCTGTTTAACGGGTTGCTCTCTGCGGTATCAGATAACGTGTTTGTTGGCACCGTGTACATTACTGAAGCATTGAAAGCCGCGAATGCGGGCTTAATTTCAGCCGAGCAGTACCAGCACTTAGCTGTCGCAATTAACACCGGAACAAACTTGCCATCTGTTGCTACACCTAATGGGCAAGCCGCCTTCCTGTTCCTATTAACATCTGCGCTGTCTCCACTGATTCGTCTGTCTTACGGCAGAATGGTTTGGATGGCATTACCCTTTACGGTTGTGATGACAATCGTTGGTCTGTTAGGTGTTGAGTACTGGCTTATCCCATTAACTGATTGGATGGAAAGCTTAGGGTTAATTTCTATTCCACGTTAA
- the dsbB gene encoding disulfide bond formation protein DsbB codes for MFRFFNYCSQGRSAWLLMAFTAFMLECAALYFQHIMKLQPCVMCIYERVALMGIIAAGLIGAIAPKSTVVKVIAIVVWLYAGWRGLDLSWEHTMLQLYPSPFASCDFFVNFPDWLPLQEWVPSVFEATGDCAVRQWAFLGLDMPQWLVGIFAAYILVGIIVTISLFFPSKK; via the coding sequence ATGTTCAGATTTTTTAATTACTGTTCTCAAGGACGGTCAGCTTGGCTGCTTATGGCATTCACTGCTTTTATGCTTGAATGTGCTGCTCTGTATTTCCAACATATTATGAAACTGCAACCTTGTGTAATGTGTATCTATGAGCGCGTTGCATTGATGGGAATTATTGCGGCAGGTTTAATCGGGGCGATTGCGCCGAAAAGCACCGTTGTTAAAGTGATTGCGATTGTGGTTTGGCTGTATGCAGGTTGGCGTGGATTAGACCTTTCATGGGAACATACCATGCTGCAACTTTACCCGTCTCCGTTTGCATCGTGTGATTTCTTTGTTAATTTCCCAGACTGGTTACCACTTCAAGAATGGGTACCTTCTGTGTTTGAAGCGACAGGTGATTGTGCCGTTAGACAGTGGGCATTCTTAGGGTTAGACATGCCTCAGTGGTTAGTCGGTATTTTTGCAGCTTACATCTTAGTCGGCATTATCGTTACGATTAGCCTCTTCTTCCCAAGCAAAAAATAA
- a CDS encoding DUF333 domain-containing protein, whose product MKRKSQALLKTVVAMGSATVLSILLSACSSPDNSKMTRAETSGSQYAQQVVNLGPGAQEACTSAGGLPSLNLELNGEKTPVCQFANGRRCAVSAIRSGACI is encoded by the coding sequence ATGAAAAGGAAAAGTCAGGCGCTGTTAAAAACAGTCGTGGCAATGGGTTCAGCTACCGTGTTATCCATTTTACTTTCAGCGTGCAGTAGCCCTGACAACAGTAAAATGACAAGGGCAGAAACGTCCGGTTCTCAATATGCTCAGCAAGTGGTGAATTTAGGTCCGGGTGCTCAAGAGGCATGTACTTCAGCGGGTGGATTGCCTTCACTGAATTTAGAACTTAATGGTGAAAAAACGCCTGTTTGCCAGTTTGCAAATGGGCGTCGTTGTGCCGTTTCAGCAATCCGCAGTGGGGCCTGTATCTAA
- a CDS encoding DMT family transporter, with the protein MKGLGFLLMSIIAEVIATTTLKASDGFSRFWPSLVVIIGYAVSFWGLSQVVKVMPLGIAYAIWSGLGIVLVSVAAIYIYNQKLDLPAIIGMLLIIIGVLVINLFSKSGTH; encoded by the coding sequence ATGAAAGGATTGGGCTTCTTATTAATGTCCATAATTGCGGAAGTGATTGCGACCACAACGTTAAAAGCGTCGGATGGTTTTAGCCGTTTTTGGCCCTCTTTAGTGGTTATCATTGGCTATGCAGTCTCTTTCTGGGGGCTTTCCCAAGTCGTGAAGGTGATGCCACTGGGGATTGCGTATGCCATTTGGTCAGGATTGGGAATTGTGCTGGTTTCTGTGGCGGCTATCTATATTTATAACCAAAAACTCGATTTACCCGCAATTATTGGTATGCTATTAATTATTATTGGTGTATTGGTCATCAACCTGTTTTCTAAAAGTGGCACCCATTAA
- a CDS encoding sugar transporter codes for MTQVSRSTAWIRVLALSVAAFVFNTTEFVPVALLSDIAESFDMTVAHTGLMITIYAWVVAVMSLPLMLMTGKFERRKLLGILFVIFILSHILCGFAWSFEVLIIARIGIALSHAVFWSITASLAIRVAPAGKKAQALGLLATGTALATVLGLPLGRVIGQWMGWRVTFLCIGVLALLTLIALLRFLPRLPSEHSGSLKSLPILFKRPALMGVFVLITVVITAHFTAYSYIEPFVRDIALQSQNFATLLLLIFGGAGIFGSILFSRYSSRFTLTFLPVSMFILTLCLVLFMPLSGDVWTLVGTCIFWGMAIMCISLGIQVKVLDLAPDATDVAMSIFSGLFNIGIGAGALLGNQVITHMGMTNIGYVGAIISFLALAWCVFIYTRYRSAFAEKQPTAANH; via the coding sequence ATGACCCAGGTTTCTCGAAGCACTGCGTGGATCCGTGTATTAGCGCTTTCCGTTGCAGCTTTTGTCTTTAATACCACTGAATTTGTTCCCGTCGCATTATTGAGTGATATTGCCGAAAGTTTTGATATGACCGTTGCCCATACGGGGCTGATGATCACCATCTATGCGTGGGTTGTCGCGGTGATGTCTCTGCCATTAATGCTAATGACGGGTAAATTTGAGCGGCGAAAATTACTGGGGATTTTATTTGTTATTTTTATTCTCAGCCATATTTTATGTGGGTTTGCGTGGAGTTTTGAAGTGCTAATTATCGCGCGTATCGGTATCGCGTTATCCCACGCGGTTTTCTGGTCGATTACGGCATCATTGGCTATCCGCGTCGCACCTGCAGGTAAAAAAGCGCAAGCATTGGGCTTGCTAGCAACGGGAACGGCACTTGCGACCGTATTGGGATTACCGTTAGGGCGAGTGATTGGGCAATGGATGGGCTGGCGAGTGACATTTTTGTGTATCGGCGTGCTTGCGTTATTAACCCTGATTGCATTATTGCGGTTTTTACCACGTTTACCGAGCGAACATTCAGGTTCATTAAAAAGCCTGCCGATTCTTTTTAAACGCCCCGCATTGATGGGTGTTTTTGTGTTAATCACCGTCGTTATTACGGCTCATTTTACCGCGTATAGCTATATTGAACCGTTTGTGCGTGATATTGCCTTACAGAGCCAGAATTTTGCCACACTCTTATTATTGATTTTTGGCGGAGCAGGCATTTTTGGTAGTATCTTGTTTAGCCGCTACAGTAGCCGCTTTACATTGACATTTTTACCTGTATCGATGTTCATACTGACACTTTGTTTAGTGTTATTTATGCCCTTAAGTGGCGATGTTTGGACGCTGGTTGGTACCTGTATATTCTGGGGTATGGCGATTATGTGTATTAGCCTCGGGATCCAAGTGAAGGTTCTGGACTTGGCACCAGACGCAACCGATGTTGCGATGTCCATTTTCTCTGGGTTATTTAATATTGGCATTGGGGCTGGGGCATTATTAGGGAACCAAGTGATTACCCATATGGGGATGACCAATATTGGTTATGTGGGGGCGATTATCAGCTTTTTAGCACTTGCTTGGTGCGTGTTTATCTATACCCGTTATCGCTCAGCTTTTGCAGAAAAACAGCCAACCGCTGCGAATCATTAA
- a CDS encoding DUF2594 family protein, which yields MKTHFPTEPDVNALADEVTCLKNLVTHMLKAIGQADAGKILIKMQREVASMEDEKQAETYKNILEQIKSGYRQ from the coding sequence ATGAAAACCCATTTTCCAACTGAGCCAGACGTAAACGCATTAGCAGACGAAGTAACTTGTTTAAAAAATCTTGTTACTCATATGCTTAAAGCTATCGGTCAGGCTGATGCGGGTAAAATCCTGATCAAAATGCAACGCGAAGTCGCTTCAATGGAAGATGAGAAGCAAGCTGAGACTTACAAAAATATTTTAGAACAAATCAAGTCTGGTTATCGTCAATAA
- a CDS encoding ogr/Delta-like zinc finger family protein: MMKCPLCGELARIRTSRYITNETKENHNQCQNVNCSATFISHESVSRFIVKPNKSEVQAFSVGL, encoded by the coding sequence ATGATGAAATGTCCTCTTTGCGGCGAGCTTGCCCGTATTCGCACTTCACGTTATATCACTAACGAAACCAAAGAAAACCACAATCAGTGCCAGAATGTTAATTGCAGTGCAACATTCATCAGCCATGAATCAGTTTCACGATTTATTGTTAAGCCAAACAAATCAGAAGTGCAAGCATTCAGTGTTGGGCTGTAA
- a CDS encoding phage late control D family protein produces the protein MSDFFLTGFESVPQYVITAGTVNINERLQGRLISLNLTDNQGFEADQLDIEIDDADGKMMLPKRGEELSIHLGWKNEPLIFKGKFTVDEIEYSGAPDKIAIRGRSADFRSTLNVKREMSYHDKTLGDIIKTIAARNNVEPVIESRLAQVTLKHIDQTNESDGSFLARLGQQEGAIAAIKNGQLLFMPQGSGKTASGKPIPPLLLTREIGDSYRFTLADRGAYTGVVASWLNTRKPKQKDEVKVKRKRKTKKKESAKKDEPAKTKVDEPQGDYLVGEEGNTLTLSHTYANKSNAERAAKAAWEKMQRGVASFSIQLAKGRADIYPEMPVKVQGFKPEIDGAEWILTRVSHSLNDSGYTSSLELEVKVSSLEMSE, from the coding sequence GTGAGTGATTTTTTTCTAACTGGTTTTGAGTCGGTACCACAATATGTCATTACAGCAGGAACGGTGAATATCAACGAGCGATTACAAGGGCGATTAATTTCGCTGAACCTGACTGATAATCAGGGATTTGAAGCCGACCAACTTGATATCGAAATCGACGATGCCGACGGAAAAATGATGCTACCTAAACGAGGTGAAGAATTATCAATTCATCTGGGTTGGAAAAATGAGCCGTTAATTTTTAAAGGGAAATTCACGGTTGATGAAATTGAATACAGCGGCGCGCCGGATAAAATTGCTATTCGTGGCCGCAGTGCGGATTTTAGATCGACGCTCAATGTTAAGCGTGAAATGTCATATCACGATAAAACATTGGGTGACATTATCAAAACAATCGCAGCACGTAACAATGTTGAGCCAGTCATTGAGAGCAGGTTAGCTCAAGTAACACTTAAGCACATAGACCAAACCAATGAGTCTGACGGTTCATTCTTGGCTAGATTAGGGCAGCAAGAGGGGGCTATCGCTGCCATTAAAAATGGTCAGTTATTATTTATGCCGCAAGGAAGTGGTAAAACGGCCAGCGGAAAGCCTATCCCACCTTTGCTGTTAACGCGAGAGATTGGGGATAGTTACCGGTTTACACTCGCTGATCGCGGGGCATATACCGGCGTAGTCGCAAGTTGGCTAAATACACGGAAGCCAAAACAAAAAGATGAAGTCAAAGTAAAGCGTAAGCGAAAAACTAAAAAGAAAGAGTCGGCAAAAAAGGATGAGCCGGCTAAAACTAAGGTGGATGAGCCGCAAGGGGATTATCTTGTCGGCGAAGAGGGGAACACATTAACGCTTTCGCATACCTACGCGAACAAGAGCAATGCGGAACGGGCCGCAAAGGCAGCATGGGAAAAGATGCAGCGTGGAGTTGCTTCATTTTCAATACAGCTTGCAAAAGGGAGGGCTGATATCTACCCAGAAATGCCAGTTAAGGTGCAGGGCTTTAAGCCTGAAATCGATGGCGCAGAGTGGATATTAACGCGAGTTTCTCATTCATTAAATGACAGTGGGTATACATCCTCACTTGAGCTTGAGGTCAAAGTATCAAGTCTTGAAATGAGTGAATGA
- a CDS encoding phage tail protein produces the protein MAMAALGLFVFELRTTPFQGMQREHQFRFGYHNRIGKRPSYQFLGPSNDPITLSGTLYPELTGGKFSLLALQIMAETGKAWSFIGGDGTIYGMYVIESLSENKSDFFEDSAARKIEFTLTIKRVDESLSEMFGNLNEQLNSVMDAVSNGIGGMLV, from the coding sequence ATGGCAATGGCAGCGTTAGGGTTGTTCGTCTTTGAGTTGAGAACAACCCCATTTCAAGGAATGCAGCGAGAGCACCAATTCCGATTTGGTTATCACAATCGTATCGGTAAGCGCCCAAGCTATCAGTTTTTGGGGCCATCGAATGATCCGATTACTTTGTCAGGTACGTTATACCCTGAATTAACTGGCGGGAAGTTTTCGTTGTTAGCCTTACAGATTATGGCTGAGACGGGCAAGGCATGGTCGTTTATTGGTGGTGATGGCACTATTTACGGGATGTATGTCATTGAAAGCTTAAGCGAGAATAAAAGCGATTTTTTTGAAGATAGTGCAGCCAGAAAAATCGAGTTTACGCTAACAATAAAACGCGTGGATGAGTCACTCTCTGAGATGTTCGGTAATCTTAATGAGCAGTTAAACTCTGTCATGGATGCAGTCAGTAATGGGATTGGGGGAATGTTAGTGTGA